In Proteus vulgaris, one DNA window encodes the following:
- the sixA gene encoding phosphohistidine phosphatase SixA: MQIFIMRHGEAALDAASDALRPLTERGRSESIKMAEWMTTQGHTIDYVLVSPYLRAQQTLEAVKTDLALPSKVETDEGLIPGGNPSHIAHYLRALGDTGYQNILVISHLPLVGYVVAELCPAVCAPMFSTSTIACVDFDLSKGVGELVWQVSPSTLK, translated from the coding sequence ATGCAAATTTTTATTATGCGCCACGGAGAAGCAGCGCTTGATGCTGCAAGCGACGCACTACGACCACTGACTGAGCGTGGAAGAAGTGAATCAATAAAAATGGCTGAATGGATGACAACGCAAGGACATACAATCGATTATGTTTTAGTTAGCCCTTATTTACGAGCTCAACAAACATTAGAGGCTGTAAAAACAGATTTAGCGCTACCAAGCAAAGTAGAAACCGATGAAGGGCTTATTCCTGGTGGTAATCCGTCACATATTGCTCATTATTTACGTGCGCTAGGGGATACGGGATATCAAAATATTTTGGTTATATCCCATTTGCCTTTAGTCGGCTATGTTGTGGCTGAATTGTGCCCTGCAGTGTGTGCGCCTATGTTTTCAACATCGACGATAGCTTGTGTTGATTTTGATTTGTCAAAAGGTGTTGGGGAGTTGGTATGGCAAGTCTCACCCTCAACATTAAAATAA
- the fadI gene encoding acetyl-CoA C-acyltransferase FadI, producing the protein MKSSTNSAMKDRIAIVSGLRLPFAKQATAYRGIPAVELGRSVVQELVTRNEIPPEIIDQLVFGQVVQMPEAPNIAREIVLGAGLSVKTDAYSVTRACATSFQAIANVAESMMAGHVSVGIAGGADSSSVLPIGVSKKLADVLLSLNKAKSLGQRLSYLSQLRFRDLLPVAPAVAEYSTGLRMGDTAEQMAKTYHISRVAQDELAHRSHQLATKAWEMGKLDNEVMTAFFPPYKEGFHQDNNIRKNSVLDSYAKLKPAFDRRHGSVTAANSTPLTDGAAAVLMMKESVAKSLGYQPLGYLRSYAFTATDVWKDMLLGPSYATPLALSRAGLSLSDLTLIDMHEAFSAQTLSNLMLFESERFAKEQLGLSKAIGEVDMDKFNVLGGSIAYGHPFAATGARMVTQTLHELKRRGGGFGLTTACAAGGLGAAMILEVE; encoded by the coding sequence ATGAAGTCATCAACGAACAGTGCTATGAAAGATCGCATCGCCATTGTCAGCGGGCTACGCTTACCTTTTGCTAAACAAGCGACTGCGTATCGAGGAATACCTGCGGTTGAATTAGGGCGTTCAGTGGTTCAAGAATTAGTGACTCGCAATGAAATTCCTCCCGAAATTATCGATCAACTTGTTTTCGGACAAGTGGTTCAAATGCCAGAAGCTCCGAATATTGCCAGAGAAATTGTGCTCGGCGCTGGCTTAAGTGTAAAAACAGACGCCTACAGCGTTACAAGAGCATGTGCAACGAGCTTTCAAGCAATTGCAAATGTTGCTGAAAGCATGATGGCAGGGCATGTTTCTGTCGGTATTGCTGGTGGTGCAGATTCATCATCTGTTTTACCAATTGGTGTCAGTAAAAAATTAGCAGATGTGTTGCTAAGTCTTAATAAAGCAAAATCATTAGGCCAGCGTTTAAGTTATTTAAGTCAATTACGGTTTCGTGATCTTCTCCCTGTTGCTCCTGCTGTGGCTGAGTATTCAACTGGGTTACGTATGGGAGATACCGCTGAGCAAATGGCAAAGACTTATCATATTTCCAGAGTTGCTCAAGATGAATTAGCGCATCGTTCTCATCAATTAGCAACTAAAGCATGGGAAATGGGAAAACTAGATAATGAAGTGATGACCGCTTTTTTCCCGCCTTACAAAGAAGGTTTCCATCAAGATAACAATATTCGTAAAAACTCTGTTCTTGATTCTTACGCCAAGTTAAAACCTGCTTTTGATCGTCGTCATGGTAGTGTGACTGCTGCAAACAGTACGCCATTAACGGACGGCGCAGCTGCAGTATTAATGATGAAAGAGTCAGTTGCAAAAAGCTTAGGTTATCAACCGCTTGGTTATCTACGTAGCTATGCATTTACTGCAACAGATGTCTGGAAAGATATGTTATTAGGGCCTTCATATGCTACCCCACTTGCACTTTCTCGGGCAGGTCTCTCTTTGAGTGATCTAACATTAATTGATATGCATGAAGCTTTTTCCGCACAAACATTGAGTAATTTGATGTTATTTGAGAGTGAACGATTTGCTAAAGAGCAATTAGGGTTATCCAAGGCAATTGGAGAAGTGGATATGGATAAATTTAATGTGCTAGGGGGATCTATTGCTTATGGACACCCGTTTGCAGCGACTGGTGCAAGAATGGTGACACAGACGCTCCATGAGCTTAAACGCCGAGGTGGTGGATTTGGGTTAACGACCGCATGTGCGGCAGGTGGATTAGGTGCAGCGATGATTTTGGAGGTGGAATAA
- a CDS encoding YfcZ/YiiS family protein: protein MADAINRCSAEETAACCCVDVGTIIDNKNCTASYQHVFADKVEAQAMLDQLSAKAQSIASEPCKINQQFADVDGGVQLTADFTFSCEAENLIFQLGLR from the coding sequence ATGGCAGACGCAATCAATCGCTGTAGTGCAGAAGAAACCGCTGCTTGCTGTTGTGTAGATGTGGGTACTATTATTGACAATAAAAATTGCACTGCGTCATATCAGCATGTCTTCGCTGATAAAGTAGAAGCGCAAGCAATGTTGGATCAACTCAGTGCAAAAGCACAATCTATCGCTTCAGAGCCTTGCAAAATTAATCAACAATTTGCTGATGTTGATGGTGGTGTTCAACTTACCGCTGATTTTACATTTTCTTGTGAAGCAGAAAACCTGATCTTTCAGTTAGGATTACGTTAA
- the smrB gene encoding endonuclease SmrB, with the protein MNKKFSLPSSEIELFQEMIKGTKKLPQDKILHSPKRKKVTHYAVERLQQEQVDASYYFSDEFQPNLATEGPMRYLREGANAYELKKLRRGDYVPEFFLDLHGLTQLIAKQEIGALIAACRREHVYCACIMHGHGKHILKQQTPLWLAQHPDVIAFHQASKEWGGDAALLVLVENDDIARR; encoded by the coding sequence ATGAATAAAAAATTTTCACTGCCATCTTCTGAAATTGAGTTATTTCAGGAAATGATAAAAGGCACAAAGAAATTACCTCAAGATAAAATACTTCACTCGCCAAAACGTAAAAAAGTAACACACTACGCTGTTGAACGTTTGCAACAAGAGCAAGTTGATGCTTCATATTATTTTTCTGATGAATTTCAACCTAATTTAGCAACAGAAGGCCCAATGCGCTACTTAAGAGAAGGCGCAAATGCTTATGAATTGAAAAAACTACGTCGTGGCGATTATGTTCCTGAGTTTTTTCTCGATTTACATGGTTTAACACAATTAATTGCCAAACAAGAGATTGGTGCTTTGATTGCAGCCTGTAGGCGAGAGCACGTTTACTGTGCCTGTATTATGCATGGACATGGCAAACATATTTTAAAACAACAAACACCACTTTGGTTAGCACAGCATCCAGATGTCATTGCGTTTCATCAAGCGTCAAAAGAATGGGGTGGTGATGCAGCGTTATTAGTATTAGTCGAAAATGATGATATTGCCCGCCGTTGA
- the fadL gene encoding long-chain fatty acid transporter FadL: MNRKNLFTRTALAALVGVISSQAGAAGFQLNEYSTSALGRAFSGEGVIADDASVGSRNPAALTMFDRPEFSVGAIHINPSVDIKGKSPLTGASTNAGDIAPSALVPNIHFVAPINDKWAIGASGTTNFGLATDFKKDYAAGIIGGKTDLKTMNLNLSAGYRVNNQFSVGLGLNALYADAEITRHAGELPGMLGLPVSPSARVAQLKGDAWGFGWNAGLLYEFDEGNRVSFTYRSKVKVKFKDGEYQNDLPPMPALDAMGIIGTNGETIKGKLDLNLPEIWEFAAYHRVAPKWAVHYNFAYTSWSSFEELKATRKSDGQQLFRKEEGFRDAWRVALGTTYYHDDNWTFRTGIAFDDSPVPADKRSISIPDQDRFWLSAGTTYAFNKDMSVDVGLAYMHGKKVTIKEKLAETPISPTYEFESSGKAWLYGMNFNYRF; the protein is encoded by the coding sequence ATGAACCGTAAAAACCTGTTTACTCGCACAGCACTAGCTGCCTTGGTAGGTGTTATCTCCTCTCAAGCAGGCGCTGCCGGTTTTCAGTTAAATGAATATTCTACTTCAGCACTAGGGCGTGCATTTTCAGGAGAAGGCGTTATTGCCGATGACGCAAGCGTAGGTAGCAGAAACCCTGCTGCTCTCACTATGTTTGATCGCCCTGAATTCTCTGTAGGTGCTATCCATATTAACCCAAGCGTTGATATTAAAGGTAAATCTCCGCTTACAGGTGCTAGCACTAATGCTGGTGATATCGCACCAAGTGCATTAGTCCCGAATATCCACTTTGTTGCCCCTATTAATGATAAATGGGCAATTGGTGCATCAGGCACAACAAACTTTGGCTTAGCGACTGATTTTAAAAAGGATTATGCTGCAGGTATTATCGGCGGCAAAACTGATTTAAAAACCATGAACTTAAACTTAAGTGCGGGTTATCGAGTAAATAACCAATTTAGTGTCGGTTTAGGCTTAAATGCCCTTTATGCCGATGCTGAAATTACCCGTCATGCTGGTGAACTACCTGGAATGCTTGGCCTTCCTGTATCACCTTCAGCAAGGGTTGCTCAATTGAAAGGTGATGCTTGGGGCTTTGGTTGGAACGCGGGTTTATTATATGAATTCGACGAAGGTAACCGAGTTAGTTTCACTTATCGTTCTAAAGTTAAAGTGAAATTTAAAGACGGTGAATACCAAAATGATCTACCACCAATGCCCGCACTTGATGCTATGGGTATTATTGGTACCAACGGCGAAACCATTAAAGGTAAACTTGATCTTAACCTACCTGAAATTTGGGAATTTGCCGCTTATCACCGCGTTGCACCAAAATGGGCCGTTCACTATAACTTTGCTTACACAAGCTGGAGTTCGTTCGAAGAGTTAAAAGCCACTCGTAAAAGTGATGGTCAGCAGCTATTCAGGAAAGAAGAAGGCTTCCGTGATGCATGGCGTGTGGCTTTAGGTACAACCTATTATCATGATGATAACTGGACATTCCGTACAGGTATTGCCTTTGATGATAGCCCAGTCCCTGCTGATAAACGCTCAATCTCTATTCCAGACCAAGATCGCTTCTGGTTAAGTGCGGGTACAACCTATGCATTTAATAAAGATATGTCTGTTGATGTTGGCTTAGCGTATATGCACGGTAAAAAAGTCACGATCAAAGAGAAACTGGCTGAAACACCGATTTCCCCTACCTATGAATTCGAGTCATCAGGTAAAGCATGGTTATACGGTATGAACTTTAACTATCGTTTCTAA
- the fadJ gene encoding fatty acid oxidation complex subunit alpha FadJ: MEQQQTTLEKSSVFQFSVRNDKVGVITIDVIGEKVNTLKAEFVQQFQDVLKQAQQHSGVKGLIITSGKADSFIAGADISMIAGCKTKEEASALAKAGQDLFTQLENYPLPVVAAINGACLGGGLELALACHGRICSDNNKTRLGLPEVQLGLLPGSGGTQRLPRLIGVTSALDLILTGRQINAKRALKLGLVNDVVSQDILLDVAAKWILSGKKEQKKHSIMDRFWANTTLGRNILFGQAKKRALAKTKGQYPAVERILHVIERGLEKDLQTGFKEEANAFGELAMTPVSSSLRHLFFASTALKNETGSSEKPDSLHHIGVLGGGLMGGGIAFVTATKGNLPVRIKDISDKGIAQALNYSWKALSTKVSKKRLSVRERQRQMSLLSGSLDYSGFHQSNIIVEAVFEDLALKQKMVADIEDVGKGKIIFASNTSSLPIHEIAETAKYPEKVIGLHYFSPVEKMPLVEVIPHENTNEKTIATTVAFAKKQGKVAIVVGDKPGFYVNRILAPYISEALTCLVQGEPIENIDKALVQFGFPVGPIQLLDEVGIDIGTKITPILVNAFGERFASPPAVDAIIADDRKGRKNGRGFYLYTKHVLPFSFGKNKKQPDPTIYRLLQIKPKSQLSSSEITERCLLLMLNEAVRCLDENIIKQPRDGDIGAVFGIGFPPFFGGPFRYMDSMGTTKVAEKLNQLADKYGEKYRPCERLVEMAKRNERFYD, from the coding sequence ATGGAACAACAACAAACAACACTAGAAAAATCTTCCGTTTTCCAATTTTCAGTTCGTAACGATAAAGTCGGCGTAATAACCATTGATGTTATCGGCGAAAAAGTGAATACCTTAAAAGCTGAATTTGTGCAGCAGTTCCAAGATGTTTTGAAACAAGCGCAACAACATTCTGGTGTAAAAGGATTAATTATTACATCAGGCAAGGCAGATAGTTTTATTGCTGGCGCTGATATCTCGATGATTGCGGGTTGTAAAACCAAAGAAGAAGCGAGTGCATTAGCAAAAGCAGGGCAGGATCTTTTTACGCAACTTGAAAATTACCCATTACCTGTTGTGGCTGCTATAAATGGCGCATGCCTTGGGGGAGGGCTTGAATTAGCATTGGCCTGTCACGGACGAATTTGTTCTGACAATAACAAAACACGTTTAGGACTTCCTGAAGTGCAACTTGGGTTATTGCCTGGCTCAGGAGGAACTCAGCGTTTGCCTCGTCTTATTGGTGTAACGTCGGCGTTAGATTTAATTTTAACGGGTAGACAAATTAATGCTAAACGAGCGTTGAAATTAGGTCTTGTTAATGATGTTGTTTCGCAAGATATTTTATTAGATGTTGCAGCAAAATGGATTTTGTCAGGTAAAAAAGAGCAGAAAAAGCATTCAATCATGGATCGTTTCTGGGCAAATACCACATTAGGGAGGAATATACTTTTTGGGCAAGCGAAAAAACGCGCATTAGCTAAGACAAAAGGGCAATATCCTGCAGTTGAACGTATTTTACATGTAATAGAACGTGGACTTGAAAAAGATCTTCAAACAGGGTTTAAAGAAGAGGCGAATGCTTTTGGTGAGTTAGCTATGACACCTGTTTCATCGTCGTTAAGGCACCTCTTTTTTGCTTCTACAGCACTTAAAAATGAGACAGGATCATCTGAAAAACCAGATAGTTTGCATCACATCGGTGTTTTAGGTGGGGGATTAATGGGGGGCGGTATAGCTTTTGTTACTGCCACAAAGGGTAATTTACCTGTAAGGATCAAAGATATTAGTGATAAGGGAATTGCTCAAGCCTTAAATTATAGTTGGAAAGCGCTTTCGACCAAGGTCAGTAAAAAAAGATTATCTGTACGTGAACGCCAACGCCAAATGAGCTTACTTTCAGGTTCATTGGATTACAGCGGTTTTCATCAATCCAACATTATTGTTGAAGCAGTTTTTGAAGATCTTGCTTTAAAACAGAAAATGGTGGCAGATATTGAAGATGTGGGTAAAGGTAAAATTATTTTTGCATCTAACACCTCTTCATTACCTATTCATGAAATTGCAGAAACAGCGAAATATCCAGAAAAAGTGATCGGCCTTCACTATTTTAGCCCTGTAGAAAAAATGCCATTAGTTGAAGTTATTCCGCATGAAAATACTAACGAAAAAACTATTGCAACAACGGTGGCTTTTGCTAAAAAACAAGGTAAGGTCGCGATAGTTGTAGGTGATAAACCCGGGTTCTATGTTAATCGTATTCTTGCTCCTTATATTAGCGAAGCATTGACATGTTTAGTACAAGGTGAGCCAATTGAAAATATTGATAAAGCACTCGTTCAGTTTGGTTTTCCTGTAGGGCCTATTCAGTTATTAGATGAAGTTGGTATTGATATTGGTACAAAAATAACACCAATATTAGTGAATGCATTTGGTGAACGATTTGCTTCTCCACCTGCTGTTGATGCCATTATTGCTGATGATAGAAAAGGGCGTAAAAATGGCAGAGGTTTTTACCTTTATACAAAACATGTTCTGCCTTTTTCATTTGGAAAAAATAAAAAACAGCCCGATCCCACTATTTATCGTCTTTTACAAATTAAACCCAAAAGCCAATTATCTTCATCTGAAATCACAGAACGTTGTTTATTATTGATGCTAAATGAAGCAGTTCGTTGCTTAGATGAAAATATTATAAAACAACCGCGTGATGGTGACATTGGTGCTGTTTTTGGTATTGGTTTCCCTCCTTTCTTTGGTGGGCCTTTCCGTTATATGGATAGCATGGGAACGACAAAAGTAGCAGAAAAACTTAATCAACTTGCTGATAAATATGGCGAAAAATATCGTCCTTGTGAACGGCTAGTTGAAATGGCTAAACGAAATGAACGTTTTTATGACTAA